A stretch of DNA from Lotus japonicus ecotype B-129 chromosome 4, LjGifu_v1.2:
CGCATATTAGTAAAATTTACTcataatattaatttataattacTTTTGTTaaagttttttaaaattaagcatattttattaaaataaaatacagtaaagaaatatttaaatatttattttatgataaatataaatttaaacaaACATGTACGGTTCAATCACAATTTAACATCGAGTTTGTCTTCATGCAAGAAGATCAAGATGCAGCTTAAATTTCTTACAGTATGAAACTGCGAATAACCATAAGTCACTGAAGAATAAGGAAGGGGAGGAAATACTGAAGCAAGATGACATTGAGTGCAAACTGGTTGATGTGGATCCTCGTATTAGCTCAAGGTATGGCGATGACAGATCTTTGTGCCTTCAACTAAAGGAGATTTTGGAGAATGTACAAACAAGGCCACCTTTGAGAGATACACTAAGGCTAGTTAAATTCCTCAAGGACAACATCTACTTGTTTTCTTAGATAACAAATGACATGCCTAGGATCAATGACAACTTAGGTTCTGATAAATTTTCCATAAACCCTAAGTTCAAACTGGTAGCTCAAAAGAAGAGTAGATTAGACTTGAAAGGCAATTGGAAATCGGAAAAAATGTGAAGGAATTTTTTGCAGTCTGGTTCACTCGATAAGTCGGTTATACTACAATGTTATGCAACAAGAGTTTAGAGAATAATTCAAGCAGAAGAAAGCGCATGTGCATCTACTTTATAGATCTCAAAAAGGCGTTCCAGAAAGACTTTTTCTCCCTGGCATATATCGGCTGTTGGGTTGACAATCGTCAAGACATCACCTCTACTATTATAATGTAAAGCTTTTTTGCCTCAAGAATATCGAGGCACCCTTCATGATGACAAGAATATTTCTTACCTTgcttatgttatatatatatatatatatatataaatatatatatatatatatatatatatgttgctTAACCTACAAAGGGTGAAAAAagctttttatttatatattcgTCCTAAACATCAAATATTTGAGAAAATTTTAAGATAAATCAACCTCTTCTTCTTGTGTCCTTGTGGTCTTTTCATAACATAATTAAGTGACATTTATTAAAAGTTAGGTTCtatattaatataattattatgAACAGAAATATAAGAATATCCAATTTGCATGGATTTTCAAAACTCATCTTTTTGGTCATAATATACATAAATAATTGAATTCTAAACTTAGTAATATAATTTCTAAATTTATAGAGATATCTTttgttttgaaaacaaaaaaaatatgagTGTCAGAGTAGAAAAATATTAGAGGTTCTTGCCTCATCTATATATTTATGCCCATGTGTTTGTGAGTGTGTGTGGGTAACATATTTTTACAGTACTATTAGTATATGTTACATGGTAATTAACATATTGCCAAATTTTTCCTTCAATGTGTTGTTTTACCTTGTTATTATCTTGAATTTTTATGCTAAATAACATACTAACTCTAAAAATTGACGAATTTAACTTTTCTCATGTTTTTCTTCAACGTGAGCTCTTTCTTTATCAAAGCATGATATTTATCTTTCAGCTAGTTTCAATTAGAAAAAAACATTCATCTTCTAGCTTAGAGTAATAAAATCGAACAAAATTGATCCAATAAAAAAGATTGTCTAAATAGTAATAACAGAGAATAGATAATCAttcaatacaataataataaatagtCTTCTTCAAAGACATTGAAACAATTCATTATCTATATTATTTGGTATGAAATTGAAAGGAATTTAAAGAACCTCATTTAACAAAGATGTAAACAagtaaaaaattacaaaaaaattacaaaaaaatttaGTTTCAATATGAGGAAATCAAGCTTTCAACCTAAACTATGAAAAACATCCGCCACTTTTCTTCAATTGTAAACCTAGTTTGCTCCACTCTATTATCTCTCATGTTGTAGGAAATTACTTGTTCTTCATCAAAACTTGTGAATATAAATGTAACACCATTTTAAATGTACAATGGGGACAATTGAATGAGAACATTATCACGAATTTGATAATGTGAAGATCCTAGTATCTAACTTTTAGTAATTGAGTCCAATACTTTATAATTCCGAACTTCGTCATATTCCATATGTTAAAAGGGATTCCCTTCGCATCATGACAGAAACAAAGGGATTCCATCAAAAGCGCGAGATGTGGATCGACAAGAGGAACTTCGTCAAAACTTGGAGGTAGTAACATTTATGTGCttcagtttgtgtgtgtgtgtgtgtgtctgcTATTCAATGTGTTGTTttacctagttcttatcttgtATTTTTATGCTAAATAATATACTAGCTATCAAAAGTGATGAATTTAACTTTTCTCATGTTTTTGTTCAATATTAACTCTTgctttataaaaaatggtatTTATCTTGCAGCTAGTTATATTAGAAAAAAACATTCATCTTATAGCTCATAATAATAAAATCAAACCAAATTAATCCAATAAAGGATCTGTCTCGGCAATAACAACAGAGAATAGATAATCATTCAATACAATAATAAAACAAAGTCCACTTCAAAGACATTGACACAACTCATTATTTGAAGTTTCCGGtttgaaattgaaatgaatTTAAAGAACACAATTTTTtgtttggaaaaaccaaatatatattaaaaagggACAAAGCCCAAAGGTCAAGTACACAATAGAACTGATTACAACAGAGAAAAAAGCAAGAAACCAAAACAGATAAAAAAGAGAGAAACCCAAACAAGAGGGCAAGATAGCCTTGATAACTacaggaaagaaaaaaacaacatcATAACAGTAAGTCACCCATTCATCTTATCCCAGAGGCAGCACCATTCAGCTTTGGCACGAACTCAACCTGCAGTGATTTTCAAGATATGACTATTGCCATAGTAGCGTCTTTGACAACATGTTTGATTCTATCAAATAAGAATTACCCAGCCACATAAATGCCTTAAAGAACACAATTTTACAAAGCTTTAAACTAGTAAAAAACTACAGAAGAATTTAGTTTCCATAAGGTGAAACCAAGCTTTCAACGTAATCCATGAAAAACATCTACCACTTTTCTTCAATTGTAAACCTAGTTCGCTCCACTCTATTATCTCTCATGTTGTAGACAATTACTTGATCTTCGTCAAAACTTGTGAATATCACTGCAACACCATTGTAAATGTACAATGGAGACAAATGAATGGGAACATTATTAGCAATTTGATACATGTGAAGATCCTGATAACGAACTTTGAGTAATTGGGTCCAAGACTCTGTAATTCCAAACTCCATCATTTTCCTTATgataaaatgagttccctttGAATCATGGCAGAAACAAAGGCATTCCATCAAAAGCGCGAGATGTGGATCAGTATGAGGAACTTCGTCAAATCCCGGAGGGAGTAACATCTTAGTGCAAGTCTCTATTCCCAAATTGAGGGAAATGATCTCATTTTCATCCAACCAGTTTAATGTTCCTCTAAAACAAAATCCGTCATCTTCATAAACATTAGTAGGGAAATCTTCAATTTCTCTCCAAATATTATCACCCGAGTTAAAAATTCTCACCTTCGAAGCATCATTATTCGAATCAACCATCACCACCTTATAAGTATCTATTGAATTATCAAAACCAAAGAAGCACTTGAAAGAGGTTGTCCTGAGAGGAAATATCCCTAACCTGTCAGACATTGTTCTCATTGCCGGGTTCCATAAATGGATCCAACCCTCTCCAGGTTCACTAGCTAAAGAAAAACCACTCAAGCATATCAATCCATTGCAGGAACCAACGACTCAGAAGCGATTCACTACTACGAATCCTGAATTGTTGACAATTGTAATAGATCAATTTTCAACTAGATCGCGTACAGGGTAGGGCATTACAGTTGAATCATTGTCATAACGGTGTACCCATTCTAACAAAAGTTGGGGGTTTCTTTTTGATCTCTTAAGGTGAAGTTTGACGAATGAAGGATCCAAAATAATTGTATTGAAGGACTTGCTTACGCACCTGAATTGCATGAGAGATTTCACCGGAAGACGGGATAGAATTTCAGGGAAGAGGTCGTCAGGTATGGCTACCTTTGAGAGACACACTTAGGCTAGTTATCGACTTAATGCAATCGCCAAAAATCCACTAGTTATGTTTCTAAAGGACAACACTACTTGTTTGTTTAGACAACAAATGACATGGCTAGGATCAATGAGAACTTAGGTATTCTTTAATTGTCCATGAACCCTAAGTTCAAACTGGTAGCTCAAAAGAAGAGGAAACTTAGGCTTGAAAGGAAATGAGAAATTTGAGAAAATGTGAAGGAATTTTTGGAAGCCAGGTTCACCCAATAAGTTGGCTACACTACAAGGTTTCCAACATGGTTTTAGAGAACAACTTAGCAGAAAATAGTGCATGTGCGTCAAGTTTATAGATATCAATAAGGTGTTCAAGAAAGACTTTTTCTCCCTAAAAAATATCGACAACTGGGCGGACAATCTTCAAGATACTACCTCTACTGTTACAATGTAATGCTTTTTGGCCTGCAGAATATCTACATTTCCTTCTTGTGATCCAATATGCATTGATTTTCAAAATATATCTCTTTAGGTCATTATATACGTAAATTAATAAACTCTAAACTTAGTAATATAATCAATAAACTTATAGAGCTATCAATTGtaactaaattttaaattatgtaAAATTAATATAAGTGTCAGGCTAGAAAAAATTAGAGGTTCTTACCTCgactatatatatgtgtgtgtgtgtatgtgtgtgtgtgtgtgtttgttttcAGCAGTGGTCAAGGTTGATTCCTCCAATCGCTTTTTGCGGGCTTGGATTGATTTGTCTCTGTTCTGTGCTTCAATTTCGCTATCTCTAATTCTATCTTTATGAAGTGTTTGGATAGCTCTTCTAGGTCCCTACCCTCCCTTGTAGGATATGTGTCCTCTTCTGGGGGAGGAACGCAGGGTGGATGTGCTACTAGTCTAAGGTCTTCTCTTGGGGAGGCTGAGGTTGATGACGGTGAGGATGACCAACCGAAGGAAGATGAGGTGGGAGGTGTTTTCGACCAAGGACCTGCTGGGGTTGGCAGGTCTTGCGTCTCTCTTTGTCGATGGTATTGCGGAGATGGTCAGCTATGGCCAAATCAGAGGTCTCTTGTCACGATATGGGAAATTGGTGAATGTTTTCGTGCAAAGAAATAAGAGGTTGGCTcgtgataaaggttttttccttgtTGTTTGTACTGCTTTGGAACCAAACCCTTATGATTCAATCGTAGtaaagcagatacgggtttatcgtcctcagggattgtgtgaacattagTTCCACCCGTTAAACATTGATTTGAGCGGATAAaaaagatgtttgataaattgtttttgtgattttcaatATAAGGAAAGCGGTAAAAGAAGGTTTACAGAGATAACAAAGAAGAACACGTATTCAGAAATGCATTCACATAATCATTTGATTGCTTTGAACACAAACACTTATGTAAAGGTTCATTTTACTTACGATGTcgagagctatccacctaactatccctagcctaggtgaatctatcagttggaattcctagacgtaatcccttaccatctagaaaaccaaaaggaacattaaaactcaaattctctctcaaagacattcacaataacaaatttatcctaagacaaggtaccctaggcttgcaaatctccgttgtcaccccggaaactcctgttagaactcaaaaccccacctgtcacgtggaagcCCACTATTGTTCCTACCTAAGATAATCTCACCATAAGACAACTAGTTCATTGAGtgatttctctcttgaaccggacccgcaattatctcccgatctcatgctagtccataAAAATCTAACACAAATCAATGATACTTGAAGTGTAGAAAGCAAAACTTTAACACACGGtgtaacctaagacataggcattctactttcattgatctaagcattcaccaactcatatcaacctctcgatctatttataaattagtgaagctcttttgattatcaattgattggttagaagcatgaagtacaaagagaaacaccatacatgaaagatttcCATTTACATCAATAATTGAGTTTACAACAATCAAAGAACTAAGCTATAACATTctagatacaaaaatagaaaataacatATACAAGAGATAAGAAAGGAAGAGATGAAACCCGAAGAACGGAGACGAATCCATGGCCATGGAAACTTTCTCAAGCTTTCCATAGCCACCAAGAGGTTGTCACCATGCTCCAAAGCTCCACTCCATCAATTCCTAGCCCAGGGACTcttcctccatgaagcccaTCCTTCTCTGAATGTTTTAGGGAGGAAACATGGTGAAGAATGGAAGAGATCCCGAGAAAAATCGTGTTCTGGCCTTTTATAAGGGTCCAAGGCGGTttggctcgcttaagcgagcttCAGATTCGCTTAAGCGAGAGCCTTTTCTTAACACTGAAGTACtcttctcgcttaagcgagaataagtctcgcttaagcgagggtTCACTTTTCTTCTATGCCACTGAATGgttcgcttaagcgagaaagaattcggcttaagcgagaTTGTCTTCCAGAATTGATACCCTCTGCCACATAATTTCGCTTAAGCGAAtaacatttggcttaagcgagattcttcatttcttggccTTTTGACATCTTGTGGCACAGATCTTCATAGATTTTCACATAtcattgaaaacaaaagattaaatgtgaaaatataatatttactcTATTTATATACTAAACTTAACTATTTACTAAATTAACTATTTATGGGgataaaataatcaacaatCCAAGCATAGAggtcaaataagtgcttaaaatgatatttaaaaacacgtaaaattggcacttatcaactccccccaacttaacactttgtttgtcctcaaacaaaaggtaatGAATTTCATTCAAGCAGATATGGTGTCTGAATCAATAAAGCTCAAAGTGCATGATTTCTCTATTTTTCAAATAAGAGATCCAAGTCAGAAATGTGATGCCcacaaaagaaaacataacagTGATACAAATGCACATCAAGCATACAATTCATTCCTTTCCAACCAGGGATACTCATTCACTCAACATTTCATTATGTTCAAAGTAAGGTGAGTGTTTCACTCATTTCACTCTCTGAATCACATAAATAAATTTTGTTACATGTCTCCGCAGTTATCAAGGCTGCATGTTCAATCAAGGATCTCTAAGGTCTTTGAGGGTTGTAATGTGGTTAGGCTTCAAAGAAATTTGGTTTTTCTGGATATGCAGGATACTCAACAAGCTAAGAGAGCAATCACAGTTCAAACCATTCACAAATAATGAATCACTCTCATGCTCTTACCAACTCTCTCATTCACCATTTTCAATTATGCTCacccttttatttttctttctttgtcaatctctcttcttttttttttctttgcttctttttcatctttttgtTTTCACTTTCAAGTATGTACAAACAGATTGATACACAAA
This window harbors:
- the LOC130712518 gene encoding F-box/kelch-repeat protein At3g23880-like, with amino-acid sequence MRTMSDRLGIFPLRTTSFKCFFGFDNSIDTYKVVMVDSNNDASKVRIFNSGDNIWREIEDFPTNVYEDDGFCFRGTLNWLDENEIISLNLGIETCTKMLLPPGFDEVPHTDPHLALLMECLCFCHDSKGTHFIIRKMMEFGITESWTQLLKVRYQDLHMYQIANNVPIHLSPLYIYNGVAVIFTSFDEDQVIVYNMRDNRVERTRFTIEEKW